DNA from Streptomyces sp. Edi4:
GGGTCAACCGGCCACTCGTCGAAGCGCTCGGGGAGCTCGGCCTGCTGGCCCGTCTCTTCGATTCCGGCGCCCTGGACCTGTGCCTGATGCGTGAGTCGCTGGCGTACGCGTGCACCGAGGCGGAGACCGCGCTCGCCCTCCAGGGCCTCGGCGCGCACCCGGTCGCCGCCCACGGGACGCCGGCCCAGCGCGAGCGCTGGCTGCCCCAGGTGAGCGCGGGCCGCACCGTGGCCGCCTTCGCGCTCAGCGAGCCGGACGCGGGCTCGGACGCCGCCGCGCTCAGCCTCAAAGCCGAGCCCCAGCAAGGGGGTTGGCGCCTGACGGGGGAGAAGTGCTGGATCTCCAACGCCCCCGAAGCCGACTTCTACACCGTCTTCGCCCGTACGACGCCGGGCGCGGGAGCCCGGGGTGTGACCGCGTTCCTGGTCCCGGCCGACCGGCCAGGACTGAGCGGCGCACCGCTGGACCTGCTCTCTCCGCACGCCATCGGCACCCTCACCTTCGACGGCGTGCCCGTGGACACGGGCGACATCCTGGGCGAGCGGGACGGCGGCTTCCGCGTCGCGATGAACACGCTCAATCTGTTCCGGCCGAGCGTCGGCGCGTTCGCCGTCGGCATGGCGCAGGCGGCGCTGGACGCCACGCTCGCGCACACCGCCGCCCGCACCGCGTTCGGCGGTCCGCTGAAAGACCTCCAGGCCGTCGCCCACCAGGTCGCCGAGATGGCCACCCGCACCGAGGCCGCGCGGCTGTTGGTGTACGCGGCGGCCGCCGCCCACGACCGGGGCGAGCAGGGCATCGCGCGCGGCTCGGCCATGGCGAAGCTGTTCGCCACCGAGACCGCGCAGTACGTCGTGGACGCGGCGGTGCAGTTGCACGGCGCCCGCGCGCTGCGACGCGGGCATCTGCTCGAACACCTCTACCGTGACGTGCGCGCGCCCCGCATCTACGAAGGAGCCAGTGAAGTGCAGCGCACGATCATCGCGAAGGAGCTGTACCGGTGAGCCTGGAGCGGGTCAATCCCGCCGCTCTGTCCCCGGCGACCGGTTTCAGCCACGCCGTCGTCGCCACCGGGTCGCGCCTGGTCTTCCTCGCCGGGCAGACCGCGCTCGCCGCGGACGGCACGGTGATGGGCGCCACCCTGCCCGAGCAGTTCCGCACCGCGCTGACCAACCTGCTCGCGGCGCTGGCGGCGGCGGGAGGCACCCCGGGCGACCTCGCGCGGGTCACCGTGTACGCGACGGACGTCGCCGACTACCGCTCCCGCGCGCGCGAACTGGGCGCGATCTGGCGGGAGTTGGCGGGCCGCGACTATCCGGCGATGGCCGTGATCGGCGCGGTCCGGCTCTGGGACAGCGAGGCCCTGGTCGAACTGGACGGATTCGCCGTCCTCGGCTGAGCGGGACCGGATGGCCGGTGCGGGGCGGCGCACCAGGCTCGCGCGGCGGACCTCTTGTGGCTCCCCTGTGCGGGCCAGTAAAATGTCACACACCACACTAGGGAGTCCGTTCATGACAGCTTCAGCACCCCCGCGCCCGCGTCCCTGGCACGGCATCCTCGTCGCCACCGCGCTGCCCCTGCGCCCCGACCTCTCCATCGACTACACCGCCTATGCCGAGCACGTCCGCTGGCTGATCGCCAACGGCAGCGACGGCGTCGTGCCGAACGGGTCGCTCGGCGAGTACCAGACCCTCACCGACGAGGAGCGCGAACGCGTCGTGCGCACGGCCATCGAGGCGGCCGGTGACGGCGACCGCGTCATGGTGGGCGTCGCCGCCTACGGCAGCGCCGCATCGCGCCGCTGGGCCGAGCACGCGGCCGCCGAGGGCGCGGGCTCCGTCCTGCTGCTGCCGCCCAACGCCTACCGCGCCGACGAGCGTTCGGTGCGGGCCCACTACGCCGAGGTCGCCAAGGCGGGCCTGCCCGTGGTCGCCTACAACAACCCCTTCGACACCAAGGTCGACCTGACGCCCGCCCTGCTGGCCCAACTGCACGCCGACGGCAGCATCGTCGCCGTCAAGGAGTTCAGCGGCGATGTGCGCAGGGCCTACGAGATCGCAGAACTCGCCCCGGGGCTCGACCTGTTGGCGGGCGCCGACGACGTCCTGCTGGAACTGGCCACGGCCGGGGCCGTGGGCTGGATCGCCGGCTACCCCAACGCGCTGCCCGCTTCCTGCGCCGAGCTCTACCACGCGGCGGTCAAGGGCGACCTGGGCAGCGCGCTGCCCCTCTACCGCGCGCTGCACCCGCTGCTGCGCTGGGACTCCAAGACCGAGTTCGTCCAGGCCATCAAGGTGTCCATGGACCTGGCGGGCCGCCCCGGCGGGCCCACCAGGCCGCCGAGGCAGCCGCTGACGGCGGAGCAGGACGCGCTGGTGCGCGCCGCCACCGAGAAGGCCCTCGCCGAGGGCCACCACTAGAGCCAAAGGGAGGCCAACCATGCGGACCCGACACGTCTACCACGCGGTCGACTCGCACACCGAGGGCATGCCGACCCGCGTCATCACCGGCGGGCTCGGCGTCGTGCCGGGCGCCACCATGGCCGAGCGGCGGCGGTACTTCATGGAGCACATGGACCACATCCGTACGCTCCTGATGTACGAGCCGCGCGGCCACGCGGCGATGAGCGGGGCGATCCTCCAGCCGCCCACCCGCCCCGACGCGGACTTCGGCGTTCTGTACATCGAGGTGTCAGGACTGCTGCCGATGTGCGGCCACGGCACCATCGGCGTGGCCACCGTGCTGGTGGAGACCGGCATGGTCGCGGTCACCGAGCCCGTCACCACCGTCCGGCTCGACACCCCGGCCGGCCTGGTGAGCGTGGACGTGCGGGTGGAGGACGGCGCGGCGAAGTCCGTCACGCTGACCAACGTCCCCGCGTTCTGCGCGGCCCTGGACCGCAAGGTGGAGGTCCCCGGGCTCGGCACGGTCACCTACGACCTCGCCTACGGGGGCAACTTCTACGCCTTCGTCGAACTCGACGCGCTCGGTCTGCCCTTCGACCGCTCCCACAAGGGCGAACTGCTCGCCGCCGGACTCGACATCATGGCCGCCATCAACGCCGCCTACGCGCCCGTCCATCCCGAGAACCCGGAGATCACCGGGGTCAAGCACGTCTACCTGGCGGCGCCCGGGTCGGACGCGACGCGCTCGCGGCACGCCATGGCCATCCACCCGGGCTGGTTCGACCGCTCCCCGTGCGGCACCGGAACCTCTGCCCGGATGGCCCAGCTGCACGCCCGGGGCGCCCTCCCGCTCCACCGCGACTTCACCAATGAGTCCTTCATCGGTACGGAGTTCACCGGGCGGCTGGTGGACCGGGCCTCGGTCGGCCCCTACCCCGCCGTCGTGCCCCAGGTCACCGGCCGGGCCTGGATCACCGGGACCGCGCAGTACTTCCTGGACCCGGCCGACCCCTTCCCCGCGGGCTTCCTCCTCTAGCTTGATCTTTAACGACCGGCGGCGAATGCTGCCTCGAACTTGACCCCTCGGTTCGGTAATCGGCATACGTCAGAGCGGCCTTCGGCTGAACATGTGCTCCGACCAAGGAACACACACGTCCAGCACGAAG
Protein-coding regions in this window:
- a CDS encoding acyl-CoA dehydrogenase family protein; protein product: MPAFALEPDQVEWCGELRELAGARLRPLADKGEPGRVNRPLVEALGELGLLARLFDSGALDLCLMRESLAYACTEAETALALQGLGAHPVAAHGTPAQRERWLPQVSAGRTVAAFALSEPDAGSDAAALSLKAEPQQGGWRLTGEKCWISNAPEADFYTVFARTTPGAGARGVTAFLVPADRPGLSGAPLDLLSPHAIGTLTFDGVPVDTGDILGERDGGFRVAMNTLNLFRPSVGAFAVGMAQAALDATLAHTAARTAFGGPLKDLQAVAHQVAEMATRTEAARLLVYAAAAAHDRGEQGIARGSAMAKLFATETAQYVVDAAVQLHGARALRRGHLLEHLYRDVRAPRIYEGASEVQRTIIAKELYR
- a CDS encoding RidA family protein — encoded protein: MSLERVNPAALSPATGFSHAVVATGSRLVFLAGQTALAADGTVMGATLPEQFRTALTNLLAALAAAGGTPGDLARVTVYATDVADYRSRARELGAIWRELAGRDYPAMAVIGAVRLWDSEALVELDGFAVLG
- a CDS encoding dihydrodipicolinate synthase family protein — encoded protein: MTASAPPRPRPWHGILVATALPLRPDLSIDYTAYAEHVRWLIANGSDGVVPNGSLGEYQTLTDEERERVVRTAIEAAGDGDRVMVGVAAYGSAASRRWAEHAAAEGAGSVLLLPPNAYRADERSVRAHYAEVAKAGLPVVAYNNPFDTKVDLTPALLAQLHADGSIVAVKEFSGDVRRAYEIAELAPGLDLLAGADDVLLELATAGAVGWIAGYPNALPASCAELYHAAVKGDLGSALPLYRALHPLLRWDSKTEFVQAIKVSMDLAGRPGGPTRPPRQPLTAEQDALVRAATEKALAEGHH
- a CDS encoding proline racemase family protein, coding for MRTRHVYHAVDSHTEGMPTRVITGGLGVVPGATMAERRRYFMEHMDHIRTLLMYEPRGHAAMSGAILQPPTRPDADFGVLYIEVSGLLPMCGHGTIGVATVLVETGMVAVTEPVTTVRLDTPAGLVSVDVRVEDGAAKSVTLTNVPAFCAALDRKVEVPGLGTVTYDLAYGGNFYAFVELDALGLPFDRSHKGELLAAGLDIMAAINAAYAPVHPENPEITGVKHVYLAAPGSDATRSRHAMAIHPGWFDRSPCGTGTSARMAQLHARGALPLHRDFTNESFIGTEFTGRLVDRASVGPYPAVVPQVTGRAWITGTAQYFLDPADPFPAGFLL